The proteins below come from a single uncultured Fibrobacter sp. genomic window:
- a CDS encoding sigma-70 family RNA polymerase sigma factor, protein MDEKVILQHLKDGSREALSLLWQAHSANVLNLAFRMLKDRDEAEDVLMDIFVQIPKKIQGFQGQSALATWLYRLTVNECLMKLRAQKRHRELEEEHLDTIVEEALGKNEDFDTSNFDPELLEKALNTLNAETRSMLWLKDAEDLDVKDLAEIYRMPEGTIKARLSRARNLLKKELNHV, encoded by the coding sequence ATGGACGAAAAAGTGATTCTTCAACACCTTAAGGACGGTAGCCGCGAAGCGTTAAGCCTGCTTTGGCAGGCGCACAGCGCGAACGTGCTGAACTTGGCATTCCGTATGCTCAAGGACCGCGACGAGGCCGAAGACGTTCTGATGGACATTTTTGTGCAGATTCCGAAGAAAATCCAGGGTTTTCAGGGGCAATCGGCACTGGCAACGTGGCTCTACAGGCTCACCGTCAATGAATGTCTTATGAAACTTCGGGCGCAAAAGCGCCACCGCGAACTCGAAGAAGAACACTTAGACACCATCGTGGAAGAGGCTCTCGGCAAAAACGAGGACTTTGACACGAGCAATTTCGATCCGGAACTTTTAGAAAAGGCCCTGAACACGCTCAACGCCGAAACGCGAAGCATGCTCTGGCTTAAAGACGCCGAAGACTTGGACGTGAAAGACCTGGCGGAAATCTACAGGATGCCCGAAGGAACCATCAAGGCACGCCTCAGTCGCGCAAGGAATTTGTTAAAAAAGGAGCTTAACCATGTCTAA
- a CDS encoding FISUMP domain-containing protein produces the protein MASTLVAGSIVIGCGDDTSSKPQEEISDEKDIDKEADKDNGKETDGKDSKEELGDSTDVLDTFKLDQFVGVYKHTKWTEGALLEISPSMELTGHEFTAKADCDSCPFVFKNLKLQTPYVLFTTQNRASRANSSYTFVDLSRADTAYVNALTLLECNRIIKLIKEGAKPEEAEKQAQQEVLKDLLGDTPKLKLSNQISGTEKDSTTKTINTLFPFGNMLFYDGYEKAFEETGKWETDSLKIKLADDIANRYMFVNDDENPKPERKIATGIYARIYGFGECSDKNIDSVTILKDERSSYNKSPFLCSKEYGWYVPSLTFQDIYGWEPGHDGEIRKGNFYKSFEYAYDSILGEWTSEIPREGIACITSNLGQVIKSNDPFFASPMYEICTYSDMGQTFWNTATESQYYTQGLECDTTGKLQRTLVDSTVKLICDNGTFRKPTDAEIYSEGLECDSTGKIQKSLIDSTVELSCSNGVFRIATALDQREDLLIKEAELAPCGEEESFRKGLIDTTIYYHCYRGDLSVADDFDLAMGRGCNADNVGYFKYQNSIYNCNGFIWKYASDSLVIDSVTDERDGAVYKTVGIGDQVWMAQNLNYAIDSSWSPKPYISYLTDTVWTADSSSKYSDKYGRFYQWSSILGAAPQEEHICPTGFHIPTNKEWEKLVDFSKKWFKNKTAIKIFAASKSLEYSDGLERGDNLLGFSAYLIGYRNQNGFYNGWLYSTLMCSQDSEDDFSYVYMIGRDNSMEFKAAKQKQTLSCNVRCVKD, from the coding sequence ATGGCAAGCACACTCGTTGCAGGCAGCATTGTTATCGGCTGCGGCGACGATACTTCTAGCAAGCCGCAAGAAGAAATCTCTGACGAAAAAGACATTGACAAAGAAGCCGACAAAGACAACGGAAAAGAAACCGACGGAAAGGATTCAAAAGAAGAACTGGGCGATTCTACCGATGTGTTGGACACGTTCAAACTCGACCAGTTTGTAGGGGTCTACAAGCACACTAAATGGACAGAAGGCGCCTTACTTGAGATAAGTCCTTCCATGGAACTGACTGGCCATGAATTCACGGCAAAAGCCGATTGCGACTCTTGCCCGTTCGTTTTCAAGAATCTGAAATTGCAGACGCCCTATGTTCTCTTTACCACCCAGAACAGGGCATCGCGCGCCAATTCCTCTTACACCTTTGTAGACCTGAGCCGCGCAGATACCGCCTACGTAAACGCGCTTACCTTGCTAGAATGCAACCGAATCATCAAGCTCATCAAAGAGGGAGCAAAGCCTGAAGAAGCCGAAAAACAGGCCCAGCAAGAAGTGCTTAAAGACCTGTTAGGGGACACTCCTAAATTAAAACTTTCGAACCAGATTTCTGGTACCGAAAAAGATTCCACCACCAAGACAATCAATACATTATTCCCTTTCGGCAACATGCTTTTCTACGATGGCTACGAAAAAGCTTTTGAAGAAACGGGCAAGTGGGAAACCGATTCCCTAAAAATCAAACTCGCCGACGACATAGCCAACCGCTATATGTTCGTCAACGATGACGAAAACCCCAAACCCGAAAGAAAAATCGCCACCGGCATTTACGCGCGCATTTACGGATTTGGCGAATGCAGCGACAAGAACATCGATTCCGTGACAATACTGAAAGACGAACGCAGCAGCTACAACAAGAGTCCGTTCCTCTGTAGCAAGGAATACGGATGGTACGTTCCTAGCCTAACCTTCCAAGACATCTATGGTTGGGAACCGGGTCACGACGGCGAGATCAGAAAAGGCAACTTCTACAAATCCTTTGAATACGCCTACGATTCCATTCTAGGCGAATGGACCTCCGAAATTCCGCGCGAAGGAATCGCCTGCATCACGTCGAACTTGGGACAAGTCATCAAGAGCAATGATCCATTCTTCGCTTCACCGATGTACGAAATTTGCACCTATTCGGACATGGGTCAGACATTCTGGAATACCGCCACAGAATCTCAATACTACACCCAGGGCCTTGAATGCGACACAACAGGCAAACTGCAAAGGACGCTTGTTGACTCGACCGTAAAACTCATTTGCGACAACGGAACATTCCGTAAGCCGACCGATGCCGAAATCTATTCCGAAGGCCTCGAATGCGATTCCACAGGAAAGATTCAAAAGAGCCTCATCGACTCAACGGTTGAACTCTCTTGCTCAAATGGTGTATTCAGAATCGCGACCGCACTTGACCAGCGCGAAGACCTGTTGATCAAAGAAGCGGAGCTTGCCCCCTGCGGCGAAGAAGAATCCTTCCGCAAAGGATTAATCGACACCACCATTTACTACCACTGCTATCGTGGAGACTTGTCCGTAGCAGACGATTTTGACTTGGCCATGGGCCGCGGCTGCAACGCCGACAACGTAGGGTATTTCAAGTACCAGAATTCCATTTACAACTGCAACGGATTCATCTGGAAATACGCTAGCGATTCCCTGGTAATCGATTCCGTTACTGACGAACGTGACGGCGCCGTATACAAAACCGTCGGCATCGGCGATCAGGTTTGGATGGCCCAGAACTTGAACTACGCCATTGATTCCAGCTGGAGTCCCAAGCCTTACATAAGCTATTTAACCGACACCGTTTGGACCGCCGACAGCAGCAGCAAATACAGCGATAAGTACGGACGATTCTACCAGTGGAGTTCAATTCTCGGAGCCGCTCCGCAAGAAGAACATATTTGCCCGACAGGATTCCATATCCCCACGAACAAGGAATGGGAAAAACTGGTTGACTTCTCGAAAAAGTGGTTCAAGAACAAGACGGCTATTAAAATCTTCGCTGCTAGCAAGTCTCTCGAATACTCCGACGGCCTTGAACGCGGCGACAATCTTCTCGGCTTTTCCGCCTATCTGATTGGTTATAGAAACCAGAACGGTTTCTACAACGGCTGGCTTTACAGCACGCTCATGTGCAGCCAAGACAGCGAAGACGACTTCTCGTATGTCTACATGATAGGCCGCGACAATTCCATGGAATTCAAGGCTGCAAAACAAAAGCAGACGTTGAGCTGCAACGTCCGCTGTGTTAAAGACTAG
- a CDS encoding HD domain-containing protein has product MDTSILDKAIVFAVKAHQGAERKGKGFPYIVHPMEAVSIAATMTSDQELLAAAALHDTVEDTAVTLKDVEREFGKRIAELVEAESDIEFEGKSRQESWRLRKEEAIERLSSATNEVKIVAIADKLSNIRAIYRDYQAIGDKVWDLFCVKDKASHEWHFRGLARALASLKGTFAYDEFVDTIEKVFKK; this is encoded by the coding sequence ATGGATACATCAATTCTCGACAAAGCGATTGTTTTTGCGGTCAAGGCGCACCAGGGGGCAGAACGTAAGGGGAAGGGTTTCCCGTATATAGTTCACCCGATGGAGGCTGTCTCGATTGCTGCCACCATGACTAGCGACCAGGAACTTCTGGCCGCCGCGGCATTGCACGATACGGTAGAAGATACCGCTGTGACGCTCAAGGACGTAGAACGCGAATTCGGCAAGCGCATTGCTGAGCTTGTCGAGGCCGAATCCGACATTGAATTTGAAGGCAAAAGCCGCCAAGAAAGTTGGCGCCTTCGCAAAGAAGAAGCAATTGAACGTTTATCTTCGGCGACTAACGAAGTCAAAATCGTAGCGATTGCAGATAAATTAAGTAATATCCGCGCCATCTACCGTGATTACCAGGCGATTGGCGACAAGGTGTGGGACTTGTTCTGTGTCAAGGACAAGGCTTCGCACGAATGGCATTTCCGCGGGCTTGCACGTGCACTTGCTAGCCTCAAGGGCACTTTCGCTTACGACGAATTCGTCGATACCATCGAAAAGGTTTTCAAGAAGTAA
- a CDS encoding bile acid:sodium symporter family protein gives MFKVIKAFCRLLSNYASPFVIASAIVAFFVPVAFGWVHGNVSSIILGVIMLSMGLTISTDDIRNLLKQPLHILLGAVAQYTIMPFVAFGLSKVFGLDPYLAVGIILVGCCPGGVSSNVMSFLARGDVTYSVSMTMVSTLLAPIMTPLLVLWLADTSIDVNAKGMFLNILYVTIAPITIGFLCNYFLGKRAVFKEIQSNMPAVSVIGLMMIVGGVVVTVRPQLFANGLGLIFLVLAVVFCHNALGYVLGYSVGKLFKFNTAKKRTIAIEVGVQNAGMATVLAMAFFADPENVAKNPAAVLCMVPCALSCAYHSISGTVLANIFAWRDKKKSC, from the coding sequence ATGTTTAAGGTAATCAAGGCATTTTGCCGTCTGCTTTCTAACTACGCTTCCCCCTTTGTCATCGCAAGCGCAATAGTCGCATTCTTCGTTCCGGTCGCTTTCGGCTGGGTTCACGGGAATGTATCCTCCATCATTCTCGGCGTCATCATGTTGAGTATGGGCCTTACCATTTCGACAGATGATATCCGCAATCTGCTAAAACAGCCGCTCCATATTTTGCTCGGTGCGGTTGCGCAGTACACGATCATGCCGTTTGTCGCTTTCGGGCTTTCGAAGGTGTTCGGGCTGGATCCGTATCTGGCTGTGGGTATTATTTTGGTAGGATGCTGCCCGGGCGGTGTTTCGAGTAACGTCATGAGTTTCTTGGCCCGCGGCGATGTGACTTATTCGGTGAGCATGACCATGGTCAGCACGCTTCTTGCTCCTATCATGACGCCGCTGCTTGTGCTGTGGCTTGCCGACACAAGCATTGACGTGAATGCGAAAGGGATGTTCCTGAATATTCTTTATGTGACGATTGCGCCGATTACCATCGGGTTCCTTTGCAACTACTTCTTGGGCAAGCGCGCCGTATTTAAAGAAATCCAGTCGAATATGCCTGCAGTGAGCGTGATTGGCCTGATGATGATTGTGGGCGGTGTCGTTGTGACAGTGCGTCCGCAGTTGTTCGCAAATGGCCTCGGCCTGATTTTCTTGGTGCTTGCAGTGGTGTTCTGCCACAATGCGCTGGGCTATGTGCTCGGCTACAGCGTGGGTAAACTCTTCAAGTTCAATACCGCCAAGAAGCGTACTATCGCAATTGAAGTCGGCGTGCAGAATGCCGGCATGGCGACCGTGCTTGCCATGGCTTTCTTTGCGGATCCCGAAAACGTGGCGAAGAACCCTGCTGCGGTTCTTTGCATGGTGCCCTGCGCCTTGAGTTGCGCCTACCATTCCATCAGCGGAACGGTGCTGGCCAATATTTTCGCCTGGCGCGACAAGAAAAAATCCTGCTAG
- the pgi gene encoding glucose-6-phosphate isomerase produces MSKLTDSQEWKALEAHAEVAKTWHMKELFAKDPARAEKFSAEACGLFLDYSKNIITDETMAKLQDLLKSAGFEDMRRKYFAGEKINTTEKRAVLHTALRYKGNDPICVDGKDVMPEVRAVLKHMEEFTKLVRTGKWKGHTGKSIKYVVNIGIGGSDLGPVMVTEALKPYADKPAAGEYSPEVYFVSNIDGTHMAETLKKVNIEETLFIVASKTFTTLETMTNAETAKAAVLKAFNGDEKSIAKHFVALSTNTEAVSAFGIDTANMFEFWNWVGGRYSLWSAIGLSIALRIGFDNYMKLHQGAYEMDQHFKTAPVDKNLPVILALIGVWYNNFFGASSYAMLPYDQYLHRLAAYFQQADMESNGKTVDRDSKRVNYQTGPILWGEPGTNGQHAFYQLIHQGTKMIPCDFIAPANSHNKVGDHHQKLLSNFFAQPEALMNGKTLAQAQEELRKDGKSEEEIAFLAPHKVFEGNKPTNSIMMDYVSPETLGALIAMYEHKIFTQGVIWNINSYDQWGVELGKQLAKKILPELAKADAELNHDSSTNGLIRWFKAHQK; encoded by the coding sequence ATGTCGAAACTGACTGATTCTCAGGAATGGAAGGCCCTTGAGGCCCACGCCGAAGTCGCAAAGACCTGGCACATGAAGGAACTCTTCGCAAAGGACCCGGCTCGCGCCGAAAAGTTCAGCGCCGAAGCCTGCGGCCTCTTCCTGGACTACTCCAAGAACATCATCACCGACGAAACCATGGCCAAGCTCCAGGACCTCCTGAAGTCCGCCGGTTTCGAAGACATGCGCCGTAAGTACTTTGCCGGCGAAAAGATTAACACCACCGAAAAGCGCGCCGTGCTCCACACCGCGCTCCGCTACAAGGGTAACGATCCGATCTGCGTCGACGGCAAGGACGTGATGCCCGAAGTTCGCGCCGTGCTCAAGCACATGGAAGAATTCACCAAGCTCGTGCGTACCGGCAAGTGGAAGGGCCACACCGGCAAGTCCATCAAGTACGTGGTGAACATCGGTATCGGCGGTTCCGACCTCGGTCCGGTGATGGTGACCGAAGCTTTGAAGCCGTATGCCGACAAGCCGGCTGCTGGCGAATACTCTCCGGAAGTCTACTTCGTTTCTAACATCGACGGCACCCACATGGCCGAAACCCTCAAGAAGGTGAACATCGAAGAAACGCTCTTCATCGTTGCTTCCAAGACCTTCACCACTCTTGAAACCATGACCAACGCCGAAACTGCTAAGGCTGCAGTTCTCAAGGCTTTCAATGGCGACGAAAAGTCCATCGCCAAGCACTTCGTGGCTCTGTCCACCAACACCGAAGCCGTGTCTGCCTTCGGTATCGACACCGCCAACATGTTCGAATTCTGGAACTGGGTGGGTGGCCGTTACTCCCTGTGGTCTGCAATCGGTCTTTCCATTGCTCTCCGCATCGGTTTCGACAACTACATGAAGCTCCACCAGGGCGCCTACGAAATGGATCAGCATTTCAAGACTGCTCCGGTCGACAAGAACCTCCCGGTTATCCTCGCCCTCATCGGCGTGTGGTACAACAACTTCTTCGGCGCTTCCAGCTATGCCATGCTCCCGTACGACCAGTATCTGCACCGCCTTGCCGCCTATTTCCAGCAGGCCGACATGGAATCCAACGGCAAGACCGTTGACCGCGATTCCAAGCGCGTGAACTACCAGACTGGTCCGATCCTTTGGGGCGAACCGGGTACGAACGGCCAGCACGCCTTCTACCAGCTGATCCATCAGGGCACCAAGATGATTCCTTGCGACTTCATCGCCCCGGCCAACAGCCACAACAAGGTCGGCGACCATCACCAGAAGCTCCTCTCTAACTTCTTTGCACAGCCCGAAGCCTTGATGAACGGCAAGACCCTCGCCCAGGCTCAGGAAGAACTCCGCAAGGATGGTAAGTCCGAAGAAGAAATCGCATTCCTCGCCCCGCACAAGGTGTTCGAAGGCAACAAGCCGACCAACTCCATCATGATGGACTACGTTTCTCCGGAAACCCTCGGCGCCCTCATCGCCATGTACGAACACAAGATCTTCACGCAGGGCGTGATCTGGAACATCAACAGCTACGACCAGTGGGGTGTTGAACTCGGCAAGCAGCTCGCCAAGAAGATCCTTCCGGAACTCGCCAAGGCTGACGCTGAACTCAATCACGACAGCTCCACCAACGGTCTTATCCGCTGGTTCAAGGCTCACCAGAAGTAA
- a CDS encoding (p)ppGpp synthetase: MDEEKKDYRLPPKEALILEEYREQRIVFEKLLRVVKRILRDSFKENKIYINAIEGRVKAEDSLAGKLERKSGKYNSLSDLTDILGVRVITFYNDEVDKVAALVGRLFEIDWDNSIDKRKMHEIHSFGYNSLHFICRLPKERYFDPAYPQMNEIRFEVQMRTALQHVWAVLDHDTGYKSGFEVPKEYLRNLNRLAGMLELIDEQFCLIRSGINDYRRHVQSLVSSGCFDEVELNGDSFGNYLELRPFDSLNKRIASINQAEINETSLSRFLAVFVSFGFTTLGDIDKMIKVNTEDAYQLAAFQLANTDLDIINSSLGVIALCSVHVLKQGGGVLELTRFLENLNGESASNKHRAEGIFRVAQNLSFMKK, encoded by the coding sequence ATGGACGAAGAGAAGAAGGACTATCGCCTGCCGCCTAAAGAAGCGCTGATACTGGAAGAGTATCGCGAACAACGTATTGTTTTTGAAAAGTTGCTGAGGGTTGTCAAGCGAATTCTTCGCGACAGCTTCAAAGAAAATAAAATCTATATCAACGCCATCGAAGGCCGTGTCAAGGCAGAAGATAGCCTTGCGGGCAAACTCGAACGCAAGTCGGGCAAGTACAATTCCCTTTCCGACTTGACCGATATTTTGGGCGTTCGCGTCATTACATTCTATAATGACGAAGTGGATAAAGTCGCAGCCCTTGTGGGCCGCCTTTTTGAAATCGACTGGGATAACAGTATCGACAAGCGCAAAATGCACGAAATTCACAGCTTCGGCTATAATTCGCTGCATTTTATTTGTCGCTTGCCCAAAGAAAGATATTTTGATCCTGCTTACCCGCAAATGAACGAAATCCGTTTCGAAGTGCAGATGCGCACGGCCTTGCAGCATGTGTGGGCGGTACTGGACCACGATACGGGTTACAAGTCGGGCTTCGAAGTTCCCAAGGAATACCTGCGCAACTTGAATCGCTTGGCGGGAATGCTGGAATTGATCGACGAACAATTCTGCTTGATTCGTTCAGGCATCAACGATTACCGCCGCCATGTGCAATCTCTGGTGAGTTCGGGTTGTTTTGACGAAGTGGAGTTGAACGGAGATTCGTTCGGCAATTACTTGGAACTACGCCCGTTTGATTCGCTGAACAAACGCATTGCTTCTATTAACCAGGCCGAAATTAACGAGACATCGCTTTCGCGCTTCTTGGCCGTATTCGTGTCTTTTGGATTTACGACTCTCGGCGATATTGACAAAATGATCAAAGTGAATACGGAAGACGCTTACCAGCTGGCGGCATTCCAGCTTGCCAATACCGACTTGGATATCATCAATTCTTCGCTCGGCGTAATTGCCCTTTGTTCCGTGCATGTGCTCAAGCAGGGCGGCGGCGTGCTGGAACTGACTCGGTTCCTGGAGAATCTCAACGGAGAATCGGCCAGCAATAAGCACCGCGCCGAGGGAATTTTCCGTGTGGCGCAGAACCTGTCGTTCATGAAGAAATGA
- a CDS encoding DUF1538 domain-containing protein, giving the protein MFKILLDKLKEAFGSVLPVTLIVLAVSCTPLVTLSFKQLVVFSICAIFLIVGIGLFNLGADLAMTPMGEHVGSGLTKSRRLQLLVSVCFVMGVLITVAEPDLSVLAEQVRAAVEPTLLIATIGVGVGCFLALSIIKIVFKKDLSTIIIFFYLVLFMLGMVMVTFGKDVFVPLAFDSGGVTTGPITVPFIMALGVGVAGAIGGKNANENSFGLIALCSVGPIIALMGLVIFSKGDLTYQLSESAYSIDASLGMNFLPVILGVAKEVLVALGLIVIFFMLLQITVLRLSWSKLIPMAFGIVYTFVGLVVFLTAVAVGFMPIGFELGKQLGAMPRALVVAGFVLGLVVVLAEPAVHVLNKQVEEVTGGLVTKRSMLIALSVGVGISIGLSMIRIIVGFPIIYYLIPGYFISLGLSFFVPKLYTAIAFDSGGVASGPLTSSFILPLAIGACAGLRDGGDSILNYAFGIVAMVAMTPLITIQVLGFRATVSTALRNRMMMRRIQDADDEQIIDFM; this is encoded by the coding sequence ATGTTTAAGATTTTGCTGGACAAGTTGAAAGAGGCGTTTGGCTCGGTCTTGCCGGTCACGCTGATTGTGCTTGCGGTGTCTTGTACGCCGCTGGTGACATTGTCCTTTAAGCAGCTTGTTGTTTTTTCTATTTGTGCGATTTTCTTGATTGTGGGCATCGGGCTTTTTAACCTGGGCGCCGACCTTGCCATGACCCCGATGGGCGAACATGTGGGTTCGGGCCTTACCAAATCCAGACGCCTGCAGTTGCTTGTTTCGGTGTGCTTTGTAATGGGCGTGCTCATTACGGTTGCGGAACCCGATTTATCGGTGCTTGCCGAGCAGGTGCGTGCGGCGGTGGAACCGACGCTTTTGATTGCGACAATTGGTGTTGGCGTGGGTTGCTTCTTGGCGCTTTCGATTATCAAGATCGTGTTCAAGAAAGACCTTTCGACAATCATCATCTTTTTCTACCTCGTGTTGTTCATGCTCGGCATGGTCATGGTCACCTTCGGAAAAGATGTCTTTGTTCCGCTGGCTTTTGATTCGGGTGGCGTGACTACGGGCCCGATTACGGTTCCCTTTATCATGGCCCTCGGTGTGGGTGTGGCCGGTGCCATTGGCGGTAAAAACGCAAACGAGAACAGCTTCGGTCTGATTGCGCTTTGCTCGGTGGGCCCGATTATTGCGCTCATGGGGCTCGTGATCTTTTCGAAGGGTGATTTGACGTATCAGCTTTCGGAATCGGCCTATTCGATTGATGCAAGTCTCGGCATGAACTTCTTGCCGGTCATTTTGGGCGTTGCAAAAGAAGTGCTTGTAGCACTTGGCTTGATTGTGATATTCTTTATGCTGCTCCAGATTACGGTGCTTCGCCTTTCTTGGTCCAAGCTGATTCCGATGGCGTTTGGCATTGTGTACACGTTTGTGGGACTGGTGGTGTTCTTAACGGCAGTTGCGGTCGGGTTCATGCCGATCGGATTTGAACTGGGCAAGCAGCTGGGCGCCATGCCGCGTGCGCTTGTGGTAGCTGGTTTTGTGCTTGGTTTGGTGGTGGTGCTTGCAGAACCTGCGGTGCACGTGCTGAACAAGCAGGTCGAAGAAGTCACTGGTGGCCTGGTGACCAAGCGTTCCATGCTGATTGCGCTTTCGGTGGGCGTGGGCATTTCGATCGGACTTTCGATGATCCGCATTATTGTCGGGTTCCCGATTATTTATTACCTGATTCCGGGTTACTTTATTTCGCTCGGGCTTTCGTTCTTTGTGCCTAAGCTTTATACCGCGATTGCGTTTGACTCGGGTGGCGTGGCGAGCGGTCCATTGACCTCTAGCTTTATTCTGCCCTTGGCGATTGGTGCATGCGCGGGCCTGCGTGACGGTGGCGATTCGATTTTGAATTATGCTTTCGGTATTGTCGCGATGGTCGCGATGACGCCCTTGATTACGATACAGGTGCTCGGTTTCAGGGCGACCGTTTCGACGGCGCTCCGTAACCGCATGATGATGCGTCGCATTCAAGATGCCGACGACGAACAGATTATCGACTTTATGTAG
- a CDS encoding Spy/CpxP family protein refolding chaperone, with amino-acid sequence MNGNKLFAASIAILALALGFFLGTLKGGCCCNGMGMSCCKKGAPCEHSSMNAPCDCTKGLPCSCEKNGQPCHCPNCAKHGHKGPHGDFDKGPGPKFKGPNFEVIDSLLQVTPEQKAAIEASRVKGDSIFKELRKQKHEAEKALGAALESKDEANIEAAKAKVLEADKALLEHRINGMAALGKILTAEQLEKFNAFHKEQMKKFREHRKGPHSEHHHDGPHGNPPPPPPAN; translated from the coding sequence ATGAACGGAAACAAACTCTTCGCGGCAAGTATCGCAATCCTTGCCCTCGCCCTGGGATTTTTCCTGGGAACACTTAAAGGCGGCTGTTGCTGTAACGGCATGGGCATGTCCTGCTGCAAAAAAGGCGCCCCTTGTGAACACAGCTCGATGAACGCCCCCTGCGACTGCACCAAGGGTCTCCCCTGTTCTTGCGAAAAGAACGGTCAACCTTGCCATTGCCCGAACTGCGCCAAGCATGGCCACAAGGGTCCGCATGGCGACTTTGACAAGGGTCCCGGTCCGAAATTCAAAGGCCCGAACTTTGAAGTAATCGATTCCTTGCTGCAGGTGACGCCGGAACAGAAGGCCGCCATCGAAGCCAGCCGCGTGAAAGGCGATTCCATTTTCAAGGAACTCCGCAAGCAAAAGCACGAAGCCGAAAAGGCCCTGGGCGCCGCCCTGGAAAGCAAAGATGAAGCAAACATCGAAGCCGCCAAGGCAAAGGTTCTTGAAGCAGACAAGGCTTTGCTTGAACACCGCATTAACGGAATGGCTGCTCTCGGCAAGATCTTGACCGCCGAACAGCTTGAAAAGTTCAACGCCTTCCACAAGGAACAGATGAAGAAGTTCCGCGAGCATAGAAAAGGCCCGCATAGCGAACACCATCACGATGGTCCGCACGGCAACCCGCCTCCTCCGCCTCCGGCTAACTAA